A genome region from Nitrospirota bacterium includes the following:
- a CDS encoding class II fumarate hydratase produces MKTRGKNRAQARGRPASVSLPAQRAATGGTRIERDTMGELAVPAHAYYGVQTARAIENFPISGLRFPRAFIRAMGLIKRAAATVNASLGLLDQKLADAIKQAATEVIDGKLDAEFPVDIFQTGSGTSTNMNANEVISNRAAELLGGARGSKLVHPNDHVNLGQSSNDVIPTAIHIAASEMIERRLIPALARLHKALEHKAHEFDGIVKIGRTHLQDATPVRLGQEFGGYARQIELGIARMRRAQEMLSEVALGGTAVGTGLNTHPEFASGVLALISQETGCSFKEAANHFEAQSAQDSLVEASGELRTLAVSLMKIANDIRWLGSGPRCGFGEIMLPETQPGSSIMPGKVNPVIAESVTMVCAQVIGNDVTVTIGGQAGNFELIVMLPVMAHNLLQSIELLSTASENFAAKCIEGITADEQRCRDSIEQSLAMCTALAPEIGYEAAATIAKEAYRTGKTVREVARERKILPEERLNELLDPRRMTEPGGPAGSAGG; encoded by the coding sequence ATGAAGACCCGTGGGAAAAACCGCGCACAGGCGCGCGGCCGCCCAGCGTCCGTGTCCCTACCCGCGCAACGCGCGGCGACCGGCGGCACCAGAATCGAACGGGACACGATGGGCGAACTCGCGGTGCCGGCCCACGCCTACTACGGCGTGCAGACGGCGAGAGCCATCGAGAATTTCCCGATCAGCGGGCTCCGATTCCCGCGCGCCTTCATCCGGGCGATGGGGCTGATCAAGCGCGCGGCCGCGACGGTGAACGCCTCGCTGGGGTTGCTCGACCAGAAGCTGGCGGATGCGATCAAGCAGGCCGCCACGGAAGTGATCGACGGGAAACTCGATGCGGAGTTTCCCGTCGATATTTTCCAGACCGGGTCGGGGACGTCCACCAACATGAACGCGAACGAAGTCATCTCCAACCGGGCCGCCGAATTGCTGGGCGGCGCGAGGGGCAGCAAGCTGGTGCACCCCAACGATCACGTGAATCTGGGCCAATCCAGCAACGACGTCATACCCACGGCCATCCACATCGCCGCGTCCGAGATGATCGAGCGACGACTCATCCCGGCCCTCGCGCGACTCCACAAAGCCCTCGAGCACAAAGCGCACGAATTCGACGGGATCGTGAAGATCGGACGCACCCATTTACAGGACGCCACGCCCGTCCGGCTGGGGCAGGAGTTCGGCGGGTACGCGCGGCAGATCGAATTGGGTATCGCGCGGATGCGGCGCGCTCAGGAAATGTTGAGCGAAGTCGCGCTCGGAGGCACGGCCGTCGGCACGGGTCTGAACACCCATCCGGAGTTCGCGTCGGGCGTGTTGGCGCTGATCTCTCAAGAGACCGGATGTTCCTTCAAAGAAGCCGCCAACCACTTCGAGGCGCAATCCGCGCAGGACTCGCTGGTCGAGGCCAGCGGTGAATTGCGGACCTTGGCCGTCAGCCTGATGAAAATCGCCAACGACATTCGCTGGCTCGGTTCCGGCCCGCGCTGCGGCTTCGGCGAAATCATGCTGCCGGAGACGCAGCCCGGTTCCTCGATCATGCCGGGTAAAGTCAATCCGGTGATCGCCGAGTCGGTGACGATGGTGTGCGCGCAGGTCATCGGCAACGACGTCACGGTGACCATCGGCGGTCAGGCCGGCAACTTCGAACTGATCGTGATGTTGCCGGTCATGGCCCACAACCTCCTTCAATCCATCGAGCTCCTGTCGACCGCCTCGGAAAATTTCGCCGCGAAATGCATCGAGGGCATCACGGCCGACGAGCAACGATGCCGCGATTCCATCGAGCAGAGCCTCGCCATGTGCACGGCGTTGGCGCCGGAAATCGGCTATGAAGCGGCGGCGACGATCGCCAAGGAAGCCTATCGCACGGGAAAGACCGTTCGCGAGGTGGCGAGGGAGCGGAAGATCCTGCCGGAGGAGCGGCTGAACGAACTCCTGGACCCCCGGCGGATGACGGAACCAGGAGGTCCGGCGGGCAGTGCGGGCGGTTGA
- the groL gene encoding chaperonin GroEL (60 kDa chaperone family; promotes refolding of misfolded polypeptides especially under stressful conditions; forms two stacked rings of heptamers to form a barrel-shaped 14mer; ends can be capped by GroES; misfolded proteins enter the barrel where they are refolded when GroES binds) — MAAKRLLYGASARAAILRGVRQLSTAVKATLGPKGRNAILDKRWGSPTITKDGVTVAKEIELPDPYENMGAQLVREVASKTSDAAGDGTTTATVLAEAIFREGVKNLAAGASAMDLKRGIDRAVETVVAELKRISKLCQGKKEIAQIGTISANNDRTIGDLIAEAMEKVGQDGVITVEEGKSLSTTLDVVEGMQFDRGYISPYFVTNAERMEAVLEDPYILVHEKKLSSMKDLLPLLEETVKIGKPLLIIAEDVEGEALATLVVNKLRGTLSVVAVKAPGFGDRRKAMLEDIAILTGGKAISEDLGIKLEHVKVADLGRAKRVTVDKDNTTIVEGYGDKKKIEARCKQIKAQTEETTSDYDREKLQERLAKLVGGVAVIRVGAATETEMKEKKARVEDALHATKAAVEEGIVPGGGVALVRCIPALDNLKLEGDQQVGVNIVRRALEEPLRQIAVNAGHDGSVVLERIRNEKLSFGFDAANEEFCDLFEAGIIDPTKVTRSALQNAASVAGLMLTTEVMVTEIPEKKESKAMPTPEEDLY; from the coding sequence ATGGCAGCGAAGCGCTTGTTGTACGGGGCGTCCGCACGCGCCGCGATTCTGCGCGGTGTGCGCCAGCTTTCGACGGCCGTGAAGGCGACGTTGGGGCCGAAAGGCCGCAATGCGATTCTCGACAAAAGGTGGGGCAGCCCGACCATCACCAAAGACGGGGTCACAGTTGCGAAAGAAATCGAACTGCCCGATCCCTATGAAAACATGGGCGCGCAACTGGTCCGCGAGGTGGCCAGCAAGACCAGCGACGCCGCCGGCGACGGGACGACAACGGCGACCGTGCTGGCTGAGGCGATCTTCCGGGAAGGCGTGAAGAATCTGGCCGCCGGGGCGTCCGCGATGGATCTCAAGCGCGGCATCGATCGCGCCGTCGAGACCGTGGTGGCCGAATTGAAGCGGATCAGCAAGTTGTGCCAGGGCAAGAAAGAGATCGCCCAGATCGGGACTATCTCCGCGAACAACGATCGGACGATCGGCGACCTCATCGCCGAAGCCATGGAGAAGGTCGGCCAAGACGGGGTCATCACGGTCGAAGAAGGAAAAAGCCTCTCGACGACGTTGGATGTGGTGGAAGGCATGCAATTCGATCGGGGATACATTTCGCCCTATTTCGTCACCAACGCCGAGCGCATGGAGGCCGTTCTGGAAGATCCCTACATCCTGGTCCACGAAAAAAAGCTCAGTTCGATGAAGGATCTGCTGCCGTTGCTCGAGGAGACCGTCAAGATCGGCAAACCATTGCTGATCATCGCCGAAGACGTCGAGGGCGAAGCGCTGGCCACGCTGGTGGTGAACAAGCTGCGCGGCACCCTGAGCGTCGTGGCCGTCAAGGCGCCGGGCTTCGGCGATCGCCGCAAGGCCATGCTGGAGGACATCGCCATTTTGACCGGAGGGAAAGCCATTTCCGAAGATCTCGGCATCAAGCTCGAGCACGTCAAAGTCGCGGACCTCGGCCGCGCCAAGCGCGTGACGGTCGATAAGGACAACACCACGATCGTCGAAGGCTACGGCGACAAGAAGAAGATCGAGGCGCGGTGCAAGCAGATCAAGGCCCAGACCGAGGAAACCACCTCCGACTACGATCGCGAGAAGCTTCAGGAGCGGCTGGCTAAACTGGTCGGCGGGGTGGCGGTCATCCGCGTCGGAGCCGCGACCGAAACCGAGATGAAGGAAAAGAAGGCGAGGGTGGAGGACGCGTTGCACGCCACCAAGGCGGCCGTGGAGGAGGGGATCGTGCCCGGCGGCGGGGTCGCGCTTGTCCGCTGTATCCCGGCGCTGGACAACCTGAAGCTCGAAGGCGATCAACAGGTCGGCGTCAACATCGTGCGGCGGGCGCTCGAAGAACCGCTCAGGCAGATCGCCGTCAACGCCGGCCACGACGGCTCGGTCGTGCTGGAGCGGATCCGGAACGAGAAACTCTCTTTCGGCTTCGACGCCGCCAACGAGGAGTTCTGCGACCTGTTCGAGGCCGGAATCATCGATCCCACCAAGGTCACGCGGAGCGCGTTGCAGAATGCGGCGAGCGTGGCCGGTCTCATGCTGACCACCGAGGTCATGGTGACGGAGATTCCGGAAAAGAAAGAATCGAAGGCGATGCCGACGCCGGAGGAAGATCTGTACTGA
- a CDS encoding citrate synthase translates to MPHDFMPGLAGVPAAKSSISDVDGQRGVLEYRGIRVEELCAKSSFLETAYLLLFGYLPAQAQMRRWSEDITLHRRIKFRIVDLMKCLPEHGHPMDVLQAAVSALGMFYPGRNVKDIDNNYWSAVRLIAKLPTIVAAWARLRRGDDYIPPRDDLGFAENFLYMLTEKIPSPLWTEILDDCLILHAEHTMNASTFTGMVTASTLADPYTVVASSVGALKGPLHGGANEEVVQMLREIGDPSRVRSYLDAKLAKKEKVMGFGHRVYKVKDPRATILQGLCERLFKECGMSPLYAVAVEMERVAEEVFKGKGVYPNVDFYSGIIYDKMGIEVDLFTPVFAIARVAGWLAHWLEQLRENKLFRPDQIYSGEHNRPYIPIEQR, encoded by the coding sequence ATGCCGCACGATTTCATGCCGGGCCTGGCCGGTGTTCCCGCAGCCAAGTCTTCGATCAGCGATGTAGATGGACAACGGGGTGTCCTGGAGTATCGCGGAATCCGGGTCGAAGAGCTGTGCGCCAAGTCTTCGTTCCTGGAAACCGCCTATTTGCTGCTCTTCGGCTACCTGCCGGCGCAGGCGCAAATGCGGCGGTGGAGCGAAGATATCACACTTCATCGTCGGATCAAGTTCCGGATCGTGGACTTGATGAAATGCCTGCCGGAACACGGCCACCCGATGGACGTGCTGCAGGCGGCCGTGTCGGCGCTGGGCATGTTCTATCCCGGCCGGAACGTCAAGGATATCGACAACAATTACTGGTCGGCGGTGCGGCTGATCGCGAAGCTGCCCACGATCGTCGCCGCCTGGGCGCGTTTGCGCCGAGGGGACGATTATATTCCGCCGCGCGACGACCTCGGCTTCGCCGAGAATTTTCTCTATATGTTGACCGAAAAGATCCCAAGCCCGCTCTGGACCGAGATCCTGGACGACTGTCTGATCCTGCACGCCGAGCACACGATGAATGCCTCCACGTTTACCGGGATGGTCACCGCTTCCACCTTGGCCGATCCCTATACCGTCGTCGCGTCCTCGGTCGGTGCGCTGAAAGGCCCCTTGCACGGCGGCGCAAACGAAGAGGTCGTCCAGATGTTGCGGGAGATCGGCGATCCCTCCAGGGTCCGATCTTATCTCGACGCCAAACTGGCGAAGAAGGAAAAAGTGATGGGCTTCGGCCACCGGGTATACAAGGTCAAGGACCCCAGAGCGACCATTCTGCAGGGCTTATGCGAACGCCTGTTCAAGGAGTGCGGCATGTCGCCGCTCTACGCGGTCGCGGTGGAAATGGAGCGGGTGGCGGAGGAGGTCTTCAAAGGGAAAGGCGTGTATCCCAACGTGGACTTCTACTCCGGCATCATCTACGACAAGATGGGGATCGAGGTGGACCTCTTCACGCCGGTCTTCGCCATCGCACGGGTGGCGGGCTGGCTGGCCCATTGGTTGGAGCAACTCCGAGAGAACAAGCTGTTTCGCCCGGACCAGATCTATTCGGGGGAACACAATCGCCCCTACATCCCCATCGAACAACGATAG
- a CDS encoding DnaJ domain-containing protein has translation MPFSAAKLAKYQTGMRRRIESLRLKTEDSLDFAIDHMMQERVDSYFRIEQGLEEIDRTLKLIEEELPHICDLSGALRLEARLEFIEDRWEELDSEARERPRRRRRRINLADFLKAAGGGGDLSGVRSEINNATEAFDALGLEYGSSLAAVTAAFRERAKKLHPDARKGDRSSEPELRRIIEAYQFLKEHLSLSAAEPPRAQDARYNPTE, from the coding sequence GTGCCGTTCTCCGCCGCCAAACTCGCCAAGTATCAGACCGGGATGCGCCGCCGCATCGAGTCGCTCCGTCTCAAAACCGAAGACAGCCTGGATTTCGCGATCGACCACATGATGCAGGAACGCGTCGACAGCTACTTCCGGATCGAACAGGGCCTGGAGGAAATCGACCGGACCTTGAAGCTGATCGAGGAAGAACTGCCGCATATCTGCGACCTGTCCGGAGCCCTCCGTCTGGAGGCGCGCCTCGAGTTCATCGAGGACCGCTGGGAAGAATTGGACAGTGAAGCGCGCGAGCGACCCCGGCGGCGCCGGCGGCGGATCAATCTGGCGGATTTCCTGAAAGCCGCCGGCGGGGGCGGAGACCTGTCCGGCGTGCGAAGCGAAATCAACAACGCCACCGAAGCCTTCGACGCCTTGGGGCTGGAATACGGCAGTTCGCTGGCCGCGGTGACCGCCGCGTTTCGCGAGCGCGCCAAGAAACTTCATCCCGACGCGCGCAAGGGCGACCGCAGCTCAGAACCTGAATTGCGTCGGATTATCGAAGCCTATCAGTTCCTCAAGGAACACTTGAGCTTGAGCGCCGCCGAGCCGCCTCGCGCGCAAGACGCCCGGTACAATCCGACGGAATGA
- a CDS encoding Hsp20/alpha crystallin family protein, with amino-acid sequence MQLMSKLKELIPWRRKSVEPHEVMTLRDDINRLFDRLFLAPFDQEWSPTRSWYTDLDMEETEDEVIVRAEVPGIEPRDLDVTVRDGALHIRYERREEQSNGGWTQRRYGALTRTVALPSGLDTAAAKATCRHGVLTVRLPRTEEARHRIRKIPVQS; translated from the coding sequence ATGCAACTCATGTCAAAGCTGAAAGAACTCATTCCGTGGCGGCGAAAGTCCGTCGAGCCCCATGAGGTGATGACGCTGCGGGATGATATCAACCGGCTGTTCGATCGATTGTTCCTGGCGCCGTTCGATCAGGAGTGGTCGCCGACCAGGAGTTGGTATACCGACCTCGATATGGAGGAAACGGAAGACGAGGTCATCGTCCGCGCCGAGGTGCCGGGCATCGAGCCGCGTGACTTGGATGTGACGGTTCGTGACGGCGCGTTGCACATCCGCTACGAGCGACGGGAAGAACAGTCCAACGGCGGCTGGACGCAGCGACGATACGGTGCGTTGACCAGAACGGTCGCGCTGCCGAGCGGCCTCGATACGGCGGCCGCGAAGGCGACCTGTCGCCACGGAGTTCTGACCGTGCGCCTTCCGCGGACGGAGGAGGCGAGACACAGAATTCGGAAGATCCCGGTCCAGAGCTGA
- a CDS encoding GGDEF domain-containing protein — MWKLTCSFIMPGGFLLLLALGFLRPRGLPGWLQPLVGVFPLMTLAFGLLFGWLFDRSRIVLAILMLALADRSLWLFASGDAATTDVGRIVFQAVAFLLPLNLLALSLITEDGLLTPRTGIRAALILLQPLVVAGFCRAEPSEFAAALEFAYVDPALTVWTPIAQPALLASGTALALQASRFVVRRNAIENGFVWAVLTVFVALQGTRYGWKPTNFFATAGLILVMTLLEASYKAAYVDEATGMPGRQAFDTALKGLGRRYSVAVIEIDQIKSYNNAHGQIVGGQILRLVAAAISGLSVGGRVYHHAGDNFAALFPGKSSGDTLADLERIRKAVESLDLVLRGRDQVRKRRDRRNGADSTLEELPVTISIGVAERNDTAIQPDAVIKTAYRALYQAKLEGGNLVKRGTLSQEALPKPLRNARRAVAAGVEGERWNG; from the coding sequence GTGTGGAAGCTGACCTGTTCCTTTATCATGCCGGGTGGATTTCTCCTGCTCCTCGCCCTGGGCTTTCTACGCCCCAGAGGACTGCCCGGTTGGCTTCAGCCGCTCGTCGGAGTCTTTCCGCTGATGACGCTGGCGTTCGGGCTTCTGTTCGGCTGGCTGTTCGATCGCAGCCGGATCGTGCTCGCCATTCTCATGCTGGCCTTGGCGGACAGGTCGTTGTGGCTCTTCGCCAGCGGCGATGCGGCGACGACGGATGTCGGCCGCATCGTCTTTCAGGCCGTCGCGTTCCTGCTCCCGCTGAATCTGCTTGCGCTGTCCCTGATTACCGAGGACGGCTTGTTGACTCCGCGAACGGGGATCCGCGCCGCGCTGATTCTGCTTCAGCCGCTGGTGGTGGCCGGGTTTTGTCGTGCGGAGCCGTCGGAATTCGCGGCGGCGTTGGAGTTCGCTTACGTCGATCCCGCTCTCACCGTCTGGACACCGATCGCGCAGCCGGCGCTGTTGGCGTCGGGGACGGCCCTGGCGTTACAGGCGTCCCGGTTCGTCGTCCGCAGAAACGCCATCGAAAACGGATTCGTCTGGGCGGTGCTGACCGTCTTCGTTGCGTTGCAGGGGACCAGGTACGGCTGGAAGCCGACCAATTTTTTCGCGACCGCCGGCCTGATTCTCGTCATGACGCTGCTCGAAGCCTCTTACAAGGCCGCCTACGTCGACGAGGCGACCGGCATGCCGGGGCGGCAGGCGTTCGACACGGCGCTGAAGGGATTGGGGCGTCGCTATTCGGTGGCGGTCATCGAAATCGATCAGATCAAGTCGTACAACAACGCGCACGGGCAGATCGTAGGCGGTCAGATCCTCCGTCTGGTCGCTGCGGCCATCTCCGGTCTATCCGTCGGGGGGAGGGTCTATCACCACGCAGGCGACAACTTCGCCGCGCTGTTCCCGGGCAAATCCTCCGGCGACACGCTGGCGGACCTTGAGAGGATCAGAAAAGCCGTAGAGTCTTTGGATCTCGTCCTGCGCGGGCGGGATCAGGTTCGTAAGCGGCGGGACCGACGAAACGGCGCGGATTCCACGCTCGAAGAATTGCCGGTCACGATCAGCATCGGCGTCGCAGAACGAAACGACACCGCTATCCAACCGGATGCGGTGATCAAGACGGCGTACCGCGCGTTGTATCAGGCGAAGCTCGAGGGAGGCAATCTGGTCAAGCGAGGAACACTTTCACAAGAAGCGTTGCCCAAGCCGCTTCGCAACGCTCGCCGCGCGGTCGCGGCCGGCGTGGAAGGCGAACGTTGGAACGGCTGA
- the arsC gene encoding arsenate reductase (glutaredoxin) (This arsenate reductase requires both glutathione and glutaredoxin to convert arsenate to arsenite, after which the efflux transporter formed by ArsA and ArsB can extrude the arsenite from the cell, providing resistance.), protein MADITIYQKPTCTTCRQAVQLLKDSGKPFAAVNYYDKPFTKSQLKDLLKKAGLSAKEALRTKEEIYKKLGLSNKDLPEDELIDLMIKHPDLIQRPLVRKGDKVILARPAETVKTLL, encoded by the coding sequence ATGGCCGACATCACCATCTACCAGAAGCCGACATGCACGACTTGCCGTCAGGCGGTGCAGTTGCTCAAAGACAGCGGAAAACCGTTCGCGGCGGTGAACTACTACGACAAGCCGTTTACCAAGTCGCAGCTCAAGGATCTGTTGAAAAAGGCCGGGCTTTCGGCCAAAGAGGCGCTGCGAACGAAGGAGGAGATCTATAAGAAGCTGGGGTTGTCGAACAAGGACCTGCCGGAGGACGAGTTGATCGACCTCATGATCAAGCATCCGGATCTGATTCAACGACCGCTGGTCCGGAAGGGCGACAAGGTCATTTTGGCGCGGCCGGCGGAGACGGTGAAAACATTGTTGTGA
- a CDS encoding Hsp20/alpha crystallin family protein: MSTVARWDPFRELEELSERLNRVFGRPPVRRDNSKEALTVADWIPAVDISESEGEYLIKAELPGVKKEDIKVTLQEGVLTIQGERKQEKEEKGRKYHRIERSYGTFMRSFTLPDSADDSKVSAEFKDGLLYLHVPKSEKAKPKAIEVKVA, encoded by the coding sequence ATGAGCACCGTTGCACGTTGGGATCCTTTTCGCGAGCTCGAGGAGTTGTCCGAACGGCTCAATCGTGTCTTCGGCCGACCGCCGGTTCGCCGCGACAACAGCAAGGAAGCGTTGACCGTCGCCGACTGGATCCCGGCCGTGGACATCAGCGAGTCTGAGGGCGAGTATCTCATCAAAGCTGAATTACCCGGCGTGAAAAAGGAAGACATTAAGGTCACGCTGCAGGAAGGCGTCTTGACGATCCAAGGCGAACGCAAGCAAGAAAAAGAGGAGAAGGGCAGAAAGTATCATCGCATCGAGCGGTCCTACGGGACGTTTATGCGCAGTTTCACCCTCCCTGACTCTGCGGATGACAGCAAGGTGTCCGCGGAATTCAAGGACGGGCTCCTGTATCTGCACGTGCCGAAATCGGAAAAGGCGAAGCCGAAGGCCATTGAAGTGAAGGTCGCCTGA
- a CDS encoding GYD domain-containing protein produces MPIYVSLVKFTEHGIATMKEQGIARSDKVQNNIESLGGKLLHAYYCLGKYDVVAILEFPNNRAAMKAAVLNSSLGHIKITTMPAVSRDEWRELLGEVWGGKAK; encoded by the coding sequence ATGCCGATCTATGTGAGCCTTGTGAAGTTTACCGAGCACGGGATTGCCACGATGAAAGAGCAGGGAATCGCCCGATCCGACAAGGTGCAGAACAACATCGAATCGCTGGGCGGCAAGCTGCTTCATGCTTACTACTGTCTGGGAAAATACGATGTCGTGGCCATTCTCGAGTTTCCGAACAACCGCGCGGCCATGAAGGCGGCCGTACTCAATTCATCCTTGGGCCATATCAAAATTACGACCATGCCGGCGGTCTCCCGCGACGAATGGCGCGAGCTGCTGGGAGAGGTCTGGGGAGGCAAGGCCAAGTAA
- a CDS encoding SPW repeat protein produces MTYLPWLLSFVAVWLIAAPFLLGYADTTVAMQNDIAVGAVMLIAGFIGVYQALRDRGWGTQAQPERRS; encoded by the coding sequence ATGACCTATCTGCCCTGGCTATTGAGCTTTGTGGCAGTCTGGCTGATCGCGGCCCCCTTTCTTCTCGGCTATGCGGACACGACGGTCGCGATGCAGAACGACATCGCCGTCGGCGCCGTCATGCTGATCGCGGGCTTTATCGGGGTCTATCAGGCCCTCAGGGACCGCGGATGGGGAACGCAGGCTCAGCCGGAACGCCGAAGCTGA
- a CDS encoding c-type cytochrome: MIGMMRAFAIGITITTWAASSYAADPSGYGQPGGEFDIRIPRVPADQLAAAKATKPPFAPTPEVLAEGKAIFLGRGTCFQCHGPEGRGDGGAAKVLPIQPRNFTNPTFKKLRTPGELMWVLKNGSLGQSGKVPGTGMLPIVGQFLSEEDGWKVLLYELSLGGTE, translated from the coding sequence ATGATCGGTATGATGCGTGCGTTCGCGATCGGGATAACGATTACCACATGGGCCGCATCGAGCTATGCAGCCGATCCGTCCGGCTACGGCCAGCCCGGAGGAGAATTCGATATCAGAATTCCGCGCGTTCCGGCGGACCAACTGGCTGCAGCGAAGGCGACAAAGCCGCCCTTCGCGCCGACGCCGGAGGTGCTCGCCGAAGGCAAAGCCATCTTTCTAGGCCGCGGCACCTGTTTCCAGTGCCACGGTCCGGAAGGCAGGGGCGACGGAGGCGCCGCCAAAGTGCTCCCGATTCAGCCGCGCAACTTTACCAACCCTACATTCAAAAAGCTCCGGACGCCCGGCGAGCTGATGTGGGTGCTGAAAAACGGAAGCTTGGGCCAATCGGGGAAAGTGCCGGGAACCGGCATGCTGCCGATCGTCGGGCAGTTCTTGAGCGAAGAAGACGGCTGGAAGGTCTTGCTCTATGAATTGAGCCTGGGCGGGACGGAGTGA
- the rnd gene encoding ribonuclease D produces MTDSHRSQYITDAAGLERLCGRLRQSGRLALDTEFVGEDTFVPRLELIQVATDEVAAAIDFPALHSQGKLDCLWEVICDPRIEKILHAGRQDLELFTTYAGRVPTPFFDTQIAAAMVGYGAQVAYAHLVQRLHGAKLAKSHTFTNWSQRPLTKEQLAYALEDVQFLLPIYDHLRSRLQKLGRHDWVHEEFSRLREAIGRRAEEPQDRYQRIRGWDNLKPRAAAVLRELSAWREAEARRRNIPRGRVARDEVLLQLARQTPKTLDELRSVRGLHPSEIERNGEALLAVVRHALALPPSAWPAIPRERKPEPESAGLVELLQAVLRARAVEEDMAPTLLATSADLQALAEAARRRAYPDLPILRGWRRQLAGETLLGVLAGTIAVSVDPATGTLRLIPRDRS; encoded by the coding sequence TTGACGGACTCTCACCGATCCCAATACATCACCGATGCCGCCGGTCTGGAACGACTCTGCGGCCGTCTCCGGCAAAGCGGTCGTCTGGCGCTCGATACGGAGTTCGTGGGGGAAGACACGTTCGTCCCTCGTCTTGAGCTGATTCAGGTTGCCACCGACGAGGTCGCCGCCGCCATCGACTTTCCTGCGCTTCACTCCCAGGGCAAGCTGGACTGTCTGTGGGAAGTGATCTGCGATCCCCGAATCGAAAAAATCCTGCACGCCGGACGGCAGGACCTGGAACTGTTCACGACATATGCGGGCCGGGTCCCGACCCCGTTCTTCGACACACAGATCGCCGCTGCGATGGTCGGTTACGGCGCTCAGGTAGCGTATGCTCATCTCGTGCAGCGGCTTCACGGGGCCAAGTTGGCGAAGTCGCACACATTCACTAACTGGAGCCAACGCCCGCTGACGAAGGAGCAACTGGCGTATGCGTTGGAAGACGTGCAGTTCCTTCTTCCGATCTATGATCATCTCCGGTCGCGCTTGCAGAAACTCGGCCGACACGACTGGGTGCACGAGGAATTCTCCCGACTGCGGGAAGCCATCGGGCGACGGGCCGAGGAGCCGCAGGACCGGTACCAGCGCATTCGCGGATGGGACAACTTAAAGCCGCGAGCCGCCGCCGTGCTCCGCGAGTTATCAGCCTGGCGCGAAGCCGAAGCGCGGAGACGCAACATCCCGCGCGGTCGCGTGGCGCGCGATGAAGTGCTGCTCCAGCTCGCCCGCCAGACGCCTAAGACCTTGGACGAATTGCGTTCTGTCCGAGGGCTCCACCCGTCTGAGATCGAACGCAACGGAGAGGCTCTGTTGGCTGTTGTTCGCCATGCCCTGGCGCTACCGCCGTCCGCATGGCCGGCTATTCCGCGCGAGCGCAAACCTGAACCGGAATCAGCCGGCCTCGTGGAGCTCCTGCAGGCTGTGCTCAGAGCCCGGGCGGTCGAAGAAGACATGGCCCCGACGCTGCTGGCCACATCCGCCGATCTTCAGGCGCTGGCCGAAGCCGCACGCCGTCGAGCGTATCCCGACCTTCCCATTCTGCGCGGGTGGCGTCGTCAGTTAGCCGGGGAGACGTTGCTCGGCGTGCTCGCCGGAACCATTGCGGTCTCCGTCGATCCTGCTACCGGTACCCTCCGACTCATCCCGCGCGACCGCTCCTGA
- a CDS encoding Hsp20/alpha crystallin family protein — protein MTWATQIPTLFRDTSFDTQIDRLFDEAVRAVSGWESAWEPDCNVYEDANNFYIQVALPGMEPSQIDVQVEDQLLCIKGERKSEPSGDVTWYAHEFPCGPFACSFRLPSYVDHGKSTASYKHGVLTIMFPKYEEAKPRCIMIEGT, from the coding sequence ATGACTTGGGCTACTCAGATTCCTACCCTTTTTCGTGACACGTCGTTCGACACCCAGATCGACCGGCTCTTTGACGAGGCGGTCCGCGCCGTGAGCGGCTGGGAGTCGGCGTGGGAGCCGGACTGTAACGTGTACGAAGATGCGAATAATTTCTACATTCAGGTCGCTCTGCCCGGGATGGAGCCGAGCCAGATCGATGTGCAGGTGGAGGATCAGTTGCTGTGCATCAAAGGAGAACGAAAGAGCGAGCCGTCGGGAGACGTGACCTGGTACGCGCATGAATTTCCGTGCGGACCCTTCGCTTGCTCGTTCCGACTGCCTTCCTATGTGGACCACGGTAAGTCCACCGCCTCGTACAAGCATGGCGTGCTCACCATTATGTTCCCGAAGTACGAGGAAGCGAAGCCCCGCTGCATCATGATCGAGGGGACATGA